One segment of Pleomorphomonas sp. PLEO DNA contains the following:
- a CDS encoding ABC transporter substrate-binding protein, which yields MGMKQMVAVSAIALAAATGFAKAEEPLNAEVIHWWTSGGESAAIAVFADAFNAAGGKWVDNAVAGGSAARSAAINRIIGGDPSTAALFNTSRQYHEIIGEGLLNDIDAVATKNNWDKVLPAPIANAVKVDGKYYAAPVNIHMPLWIWYSVAALNKAGIDKPPETMEQFVADLDKLKAAGITPLALGGQRWQENSLFSAMLTNVGGAKLWKSVYGDKDEAAIRSPEFRKVVETFVSLKPYVDQGSPGRNWNDTTALLIKNEAGFQVMGDWAKGEFKQAKKEIGKDYGCIPGLRPDSPYVLGGDVFVFPKTDNAEQVKAQHLLVEIMTSPEVQVKFNNLKGSIPIRSDVDVSSLDACAQLGMKIMSDPARQVPDASQMMEEFMYGSVQDIVTELWNTPMTVDQAIDRFDKALKG from the coding sequence ATGGGAATGAAACAAATGGTCGCCGTGTCGGCGATCGCCCTCGCGGCTGCGACGGGCTTTGCCAAGGCGGAGGAGCCGCTGAACGCCGAGGTCATCCACTGGTGGACGTCTGGTGGCGAATCCGCTGCCATCGCCGTCTTTGCCGACGCCTTCAATGCGGCCGGCGGCAAGTGGGTCGATAACGCGGTCGCCGGTGGTTCGGCTGCCCGCAGCGCCGCCATCAACCGCATCATTGGCGGCGATCCGTCGACGGCCGCGCTGTTCAACACGTCGCGCCAATATCACGAGATCATTGGCGAGGGGCTTCTCAACGATATCGACGCCGTCGCTACGAAGAACAACTGGGACAAGGTGCTGCCGGCGCCGATCGCCAACGCGGTCAAGGTCGATGGCAAGTACTATGCGGCCCCGGTGAACATCCACATGCCCCTGTGGATCTGGTACTCGGTCGCCGCCCTCAACAAGGCCGGCATCGACAAGCCACCGGAAACGATGGAGCAGTTCGTCGCCGATCTCGACAAGCTCAAGGCGGCCGGTATCACCCCGCTCGCCCTCGGCGGCCAGCGCTGGCAGGAGAACTCGCTGTTCTCGGCGATGCTCACCAACGTCGGCGGTGCCAAGCTGTGGAAGTCTGTCTACGGCGACAAGGATGAAGCGGCGATCCGTTCGCCGGAATTCCGCAAGGTCGTCGAAACCTTCGTCAGCCTGAAGCCTTATGTCGATCAGGGCTCGCCGGGTCGTAACTGGAACGACACAACCGCTCTGCTGATCAAGAATGAAGCCGGTTTCCAGGTGATGGGCGACTGGGCCAAGGGTGAGTTCAAGCAGGCGAAGAAGGAGATCGGCAAGGACTACGGCTGCATTCCGGGCCTGCGTCCCGACTCGCCCTACGTCCTCGGCGGCGATGTTTTCGTCTTCCCCAAGACCGACAACGCCGAACAGGTGAAGGCTCAGCACCTGCTGGTCGAGATCATGACCAGCCCTGAAGTCCAGGTGAAGTTCAACAACCTCAAGGGCTCGATCCCGATCCGCTCCGACGTCGACGTATCCAGCCTCGACGCCTGCGCCCAGCTCGGCATGAAGATCATGTCCGACCCCGCCCGCCAGGTGCCGGACGCTTCCCAGATGATGGAAGAGTTCATGTACGGCTCCGTGCAGGACATCGTCACCGAGCTGTGGAACACGCCGATGACCGTCGATCAGGCAATCGATCGGTTCGACAAGGCCCTGAAGGGCTGA
- a CDS encoding LacI family DNA-binding transcriptional regulator — translation MATVKDVAKLAGVGSGTVSRYISGTGSVSKKSAEKIARAIEQLSYRPNSMARSLSSRRSDLIGVWVPSLEGPYYHMMIRTIESALRLQGKHMILANAEDAQSNEDRLAHLDYLINRDCDGILISSSLQSEFELARYAEKFPNLVVINHRTDELAGRFFSIDHNLGGRLAARHLVELGHTRVATITGRLSAQDARQRHVAFLDEMAKLGHPVAPERIIEGAFSYAGGEKAVAALLASGADYSAVFCGNDKVALVLIAELHKRGISVPGDVSVLGYDDVDFTPFTAPALSTIHAPIEEMSQSACHQLLNLTYGLDLPYQEHFEPSLSVRQSTGPSHS, via the coding sequence ATGGCGACGGTAAAAGATGTGGCAAAGCTGGCCGGCGTAGGATCCGGAACCGTCTCGCGGTACATTTCTGGAACCGGTTCCGTTTCGAAAAAGTCGGCTGAAAAGATTGCCCGGGCCATCGAACAGCTCAGCTACCGGCCAAACAGCATGGCCCGGTCGCTATCGTCGCGCCGTTCCGATCTCATCGGCGTCTGGGTGCCGTCGCTCGAAGGCCCCTACTACCACATGATGATCCGGACCATCGAAAGCGCGCTTCGCTTGCAGGGCAAGCACATGATCCTCGCCAACGCCGAGGATGCGCAATCGAACGAGGATCGCCTCGCCCATCTCGACTATCTGATCAACCGCGACTGTGACGGCATCCTGATTTCCAGCTCGCTGCAGAGCGAATTCGAGCTGGCACGGTATGCCGAGAAATTCCCAAACCTCGTGGTGATCAACCATCGCACCGACGAACTGGCCGGACGTTTCTTTTCGATCGATCACAATCTCGGAGGCAGGTTGGCGGCGCGACATCTCGTCGAGCTGGGACACACGCGGGTCGCAACGATCACCGGCCGGCTGTCGGCCCAGGATGCCCGGCAGCGCCATGTCGCGTTTCTGGATGAGATGGCAAAACTCGGTCACCCGGTAGCTCCGGAACGGATCATCGAGGGTGCCTTCTCCTACGCCGGAGGAGAGAAGGCCGTTGCGGCATTGCTTGCTTCGGGCGCCGATTATTCAGCGGTGTTCTGCGGCAACGACAAGGTTGCGCTTGTGCTGATCGCCGAACTGCACAAGCGCGGTATTTCGGTGCCTGGCGACGTATCCGTTCTCGGCTACGACGACGTCGACTTCACACCGTTCACCGCCCCTGCCCTCAGCACGATCCATGCTCCGATCGAAGAGATGAGCCAGTCGGCCTGCCACCAGCTCCTCAATCTCACCTACGGTCTCGACCTGCCCTACCAGGAGCATTTCGAACCGTCACTCTCCGTGCGGCAGTCGACGGGACCGTCCCACTCGTAG
- a CDS encoding GH36-type glycosyl hydrolase domain-containing protein: MPCFIDNGTRFHLDDPTLAPNSAGYLWNRRMMIQMNSRGYAVSQYMDPEPRKYAHPPIIPAQTFMLPEQSYYPNHPGRFFYLRDNDTGVLFSAPYEPVRAKLDRFAFEPGLSDIRWLVEKDGVRVELCLVLPVDDVAELWTVKVTNTTAGTKNITFVPFFPVGFMSWMNLGGHFDPALNAVVCTSVTPYQKIEQYFKNQHLKDMTFLAADRRPDHFEVAQQAFEGEGGLHDPSALAGGGHLQDGEAYYEIPACIMQWDLTIAGGDSEAFRFVFGPARDKTEIAELRAKYIDGDIEKVRQDYHQYVTEGGRSCLEIQSPDETFNHVVNHWLPRQVFYHGDTNRLTTDPQTRNYLQDALGMLFIRPETTRDALLHAVSQQHVSGKMPDGILLRPDAELKYINQVPHTDHGVWLAITTKAYLDETGDRSVLDEMVVWTDDATPASVREHVTRALRFLAAAVDERGLPYIEQGDWCDPMNMVGYKGKGVSGWLAEASSYAMSLWSEVCAAEGDAETAVWLKAEADALIESINRHLWDGDWYGRGITDDGVVFGVSTDKEGRIFLNAQSWALLCGATDEDRKARVLKAIDEQLVTPYGVEIHAPSFTAMREDIGRVTQKWPGAAENGAVYNHAAAFYAASLYHVGEADRGFSVLRAMLTNPEREDIAARGQLPVYIPNYYRGAYRQFPRTAGRSSNLFNTGTVAWFYRAVVEQLCGVRGDGNGAVIAPQVPSTWQTLSFTRRLRGATFNVAFTREDGLTEQRVEIDGRRLDGGRLAAIEAGRIYDIRVRSPR, from the coding sequence ATGCCCTGCTTCATCGACAACGGAACCCGGTTCCATCTGGACGATCCGACGCTGGCCCCCAACTCCGCCGGCTACCTTTGGAACCGGCGGATGATGATCCAGATGAATAGCCGCGGCTATGCGGTGAGCCAGTACATGGACCCGGAGCCGCGCAAATACGCCCATCCGCCGATCATCCCAGCCCAGACGTTCATGCTGCCGGAGCAGAGCTATTATCCCAATCATCCCGGCCGCTTCTTCTATCTGCGCGACAACGACACAGGCGTGTTGTTTTCGGCGCCTTACGAGCCGGTGCGCGCCAAACTCGATCGCTTCGCCTTCGAACCCGGCCTTTCCGACATTCGCTGGCTGGTGGAAAAAGATGGCGTCCGGGTTGAGCTATGCCTCGTTTTGCCGGTGGATGACGTCGCCGAGCTCTGGACGGTTAAGGTGACCAACACGACGGCTGGGACGAAGAACATAACCTTCGTACCATTCTTCCCGGTCGGCTTCATGTCATGGATGAATTTGGGCGGGCATTTCGATCCTGCCCTCAACGCGGTGGTTTGTACTTCGGTCACGCCCTACCAGAAGATCGAGCAGTATTTCAAAAATCAGCACCTCAAGGATATGACCTTCCTGGCTGCTGACCGACGCCCAGACCATTTCGAGGTGGCGCAGCAGGCCTTCGAAGGCGAAGGTGGGCTACATGATCCTTCGGCGCTCGCCGGCGGCGGCCATCTCCAGGATGGCGAGGCCTATTATGAGATCCCGGCCTGCATCATGCAGTGGGACCTCACCATCGCGGGCGGTGACAGCGAGGCGTTCCGCTTCGTGTTCGGTCCGGCGCGAGACAAGACAGAAATCGCCGAGCTTCGGGCGAAGTACATCGACGGCGATATCGAAAAGGTCCGGCAAGACTACCATCAGTACGTGACGGAAGGCGGCCGCAGCTGCCTGGAAATCCAGTCGCCCGACGAAACGTTCAACCATGTCGTCAATCACTGGCTGCCGCGCCAGGTATTTTACCATGGCGATACCAACCGCCTGACCACCGATCCGCAGACCCGCAACTATCTGCAGGACGCGCTCGGCATGCTGTTCATCCGGCCGGAGACGACGCGCGACGCCCTCCTGCACGCCGTGAGCCAGCAGCATGTCAGCGGCAAGATGCCGGACGGCATCCTACTGAGGCCCGATGCCGAGTTGAAATACATCAACCAGGTGCCGCACACCGACCACGGCGTCTGGCTGGCCATCACCACCAAGGCCTATCTCGACGAGACTGGCGACCGCTCCGTTCTCGATGAAATGGTGGTCTGGACCGATGACGCCACGCCAGCGAGCGTCCGCGAGCATGTGACGCGCGCGCTGCGCTTCCTGGCGGCGGCCGTCGACGAACGCGGCCTTCCCTACATCGAGCAGGGCGACTGGTGCGACCCGATGAACATGGTCGGCTACAAAGGCAAGGGCGTTTCCGGCTGGCTGGCTGAAGCGTCGAGCTATGCCATGTCGCTGTGGTCCGAGGTCTGCGCCGCCGAAGGCGACGCGGAGACCGCCGTCTGGCTGAAGGCGGAAGCGGACGCCCTGATCGAGAGCATCAATCGCCATCTCTGGGATGGCGACTGGTATGGGCGCGGCATCACCGACGATGGCGTCGTCTTCGGTGTTTCGACCGACAAGGAAGGCCGTATCTTCCTCAACGCCCAGAGCTGGGCGCTTCTCTGCGGTGCCACCGACGAAGACCGCAAGGCGCGCGTGCTCAAAGCGATCGACGAGCAGTTGGTCACGCCCTACGGCGTGGAGATCCACGCGCCGTCGTTCACTGCCATGCGCGAAGATATCGGCCGTGTCACCCAGAAGTGGCCCGGCGCCGCCGAAAACGGCGCGGTCTATAATCACGCTGCCGCCTTCTACGCCGCCTCCCTCTATCACGTGGGAGAAGCCGACCGAGGGTTCAGCGTGTTGCGCGCCATGCTGACCAACCCCGAACGGGAAGACATCGCGGCACGCGGGCAGCTGCCGGTCTATATCCCCAACTACTATCGCGGCGCCTACCGGCAGTTCCCGCGCACCGCCGGCCGCTCAAGTAACCTGTTCAACACCGGTACCGTCGCCTGGTTCTACCGGGCTGTCGTCGAGCAGTTGTGCGGTGTGCGCGGCGACGGCAATGGCGCGGTAATCGCACCGCAGGTTCCCTCGACCTGGCAAACGCTGAGCTTCACCCGCCGCTTGCGCGGCGCGACGTTCAACGTCGCCTTCACTCGCGAGGATGGCCTCACCGAACAGCGGGTCGAGATCGATGGTCGTCGCCTTGATGGTGGAAGGCTTGCCGCGATCGAGGCCGGCCGTATCTATGACATAAGGGTGAGAAGCCCCCGCTGA
- a CDS encoding gluconokinase: MIIIVMGVSGSGKTTVGELLADRMGCGFSDADDFHPTANVEKMRAGIPLTDDDRRPWLLALRQAIEGWQTAGESRVIACSALKAAYRDQLSPHDDAVFVFLKGSAETIAARLNARKGHYMNPDLLASQFATLEEPAGAIVVDISPPPAVIVDDIMARLGTLGLDTEKRRK; the protein is encoded by the coding sequence ATGATCATTATCGTCATGGGCGTGTCGGGGAGCGGCAAGACGACGGTCGGCGAATTGCTCGCCGATCGCATGGGCTGCGGCTTCTCCGATGCCGATGATTTCCATCCCACCGCCAATGTCGAGAAGATGCGGGCCGGCATTCCGCTGACCGACGACGATCGCCGGCCATGGCTCCTGGCTCTGAGACAAGCCATAGAAGGCTGGCAAACAGCCGGCGAGAGCCGTGTCATCGCCTGTTCGGCACTGAAAGCTGCCTATCGCGACCAACTGTCGCCGCATGACGATGCTGTTTTCGTCTTCCTCAAAGGTAGCGCCGAGACGATCGCCGCTCGCCTCAACGCCCGCAAGGGCCACTACATGAACCCCGATCTGCTGGCGAGCCAGTTCGCTACGCTGGAAGAGCCCGCCGGAGCCATTGTGGTCGACATCTCGCCGCCGCCGGCGGTCATCGTCGACGACATCATGGCACGGCTCGGCACGCTCGGGCTCGACACGGAAAAGAGACGCAAATGA